From Sulfurospirillum tamanense, a single genomic window includes:
- a CDS encoding response regulator transcription factor yields MMQIEAIARYAKDLSVLYAEDEPHTQEAMRSILSNFFKHVYVASNGEEGLELFKNHQPDLVLSDINMPKVNGLEMVQAIRSVDQEIPVMIITAYSDTQYLMDSIFLGIDRYVNKPLNDQEFFKNLLVLLKNIHQKREAEAYQKAQMRDKLNAAALEALKSTSDIYPSPTFVFDARRKLVFLNSAAMAILSQEELAGLLEGDCVDKFVLRKKGFMTSIHEEVEEGRKDQKIILKTNGAARIFLRNKALLHSAEEPLFLFSLTDITRVEYEKQKSQNLSAYLHEMLRQTRKTKEPQKVVVQDALQNSPKETPAPSLEPQSYEQMRLSAMHVIHKESAKEYIESLSTEVMEELQEMEELEKEMRDTFIELEEHFNLASLHGAARYFERYGRVIAQLMDFQDVAYSLQNLSEFLQGLMDVEFNQKKMLILLQSVGEDLANWRETIFVNQASNDIHYLDASLLSSCLQIKMDFGESDTESDDLELF; encoded by the coding sequence ATGATGCAAATTGAAGCAATTGCGCGGTATGCCAAGGATTTGAGTGTGTTGTATGCAGAAGATGAACCGCACACACAAGAAGCAATGCGAAGCATTTTGTCTAACTTTTTTAAACACGTGTACGTGGCTAGTAATGGCGAAGAGGGATTGGAGCTTTTTAAAAACCACCAACCTGATTTGGTGCTCTCAGATATCAATATGCCCAAAGTAAACGGGCTAGAGATGGTACAGGCAATTCGTAGCGTTGATCAAGAAATTCCTGTGATGATTATCACAGCGTATAGTGATACACAGTATTTGATGGATTCTATTTTTCTTGGCATTGACCGCTATGTAAATAAGCCCTTAAACGACCAAGAGTTTTTTAAAAATCTCTTGGTGCTTCTGAAAAACATCCATCAAAAGCGGGAGGCCGAGGCATACCAAAAAGCGCAAATGCGAGACAAGCTTAATGCGGCTGCGCTTGAAGCATTAAAATCTACCTCAGACATTTATCCATCACCCACCTTTGTGTTTGATGCGCGCCGAAAACTTGTTTTTCTCAACAGTGCTGCAATGGCCATTTTGAGCCAAGAGGAGCTTGCTGGGTTGCTGGAGGGTGATTGCGTGGATAAATTTGTACTGCGTAAAAAAGGCTTTATGACAAGCATCCATGAAGAGGTAGAAGAGGGGCGTAAAGATCAAAAAATTATCTTGAAAACGAACGGTGCAGCGCGTATTTTTTTGCGCAATAAAGCGTTATTGCACTCGGCAGAGGAACCTCTTTTTCTCTTTAGCCTGACGGACATTACTCGTGTAGAGTATGAAAAGCAAAAAAGCCAAAACCTCTCAGCTTATTTGCATGAGATGTTGCGCCAAACACGAAAAACAAAAGAGCCTCAAAAGGTTGTGGTCCAAGATGCCCTGCAAAACAGTCCAAAAGAGACTCCCGCGCCTTCTTTGGAGCCTCAAAGTTACGAACAGATGCGTCTTAGTGCTATGCATGTTATCCATAAAGAGAGTGCTAAAGAGTATATAGAAAGCCTCAGTACGGAGGTTATGGAAGAGCTTCAAGAGATGGAAGAGCTAGAAAAAGAGATGCGCGATACTTTTATAGAACTAGAAGAACATTTCAATCTCGCTTCTTTGCACGGAGCCGCTAGATACTTTGAGCGCTATGGAAGAGTGATTGCGCAATTGATGGATTTTCAAGATGTGGCCTACAGTTTGCAAAATCTTTCAGAGTTTTTACAGGGGCTTATGGATGTAGAGTTTAACCAAAAAAAGATGCTCATCTTGCTTCAGTCGGTGGGCGAAGATTTGGCTAACTGGCGTGAAACCATTTTTGTAAACCAAGCTTCCAATGATATCCACTACCTTGATGCATCCTTGTTGAGTTCTTGTTTGCAGATTAAGATGGATTTTGGTGAAAGCGACACCGAAAGCGACGACTTGGAGTTATTCTGA
- a CDS encoding PAS domain-containing sensor histidine kinase gives MREDIYKSIYNTIEQGLYVFDKRGEIICVNPAAQKILGFKEEELVGKIGHNLFHAHALNGCVSLENCPIYKAFSKQKSFTGEEVFCTKDGTLLTVEISCVCLENGEYLVLFRDISLRKKQEEEILSLASIVKETQDIVVVKDLDLRVIATNKSFAAVIGKESPEELVGKTDAQIFEMDENKDPVRGYMEDERKAQTLPKGDSIDKEERVIRADGSVAVYKTRKFPIYNHEDKVIATANISVDITTQKEQEEVLKSLLAKEKQKNSESDIFYTKIFETANLGICLTDKEGRFAVVNPAYCKIYGYSEEELIGEHFTKVVPEENRDLMRELHDTFIQGGQEEIPIEWDVVGKEGKKLHILATAGKLDNIVGGPFKITTITDMTEAHEARLLQKHQESLLIQQSKLASMGEMLGAIAHQWRQPLNVINCTTLDLHLKKQMGVLEDAYFSEAIAKLGEMTQSMSKTIDDFMNFFKPSKEKKHFSLHTSVEYAIHILSAQLKSHGIGVVNEIGEDVMVYGVKGELEQVILNLLSNARDAFEEKEVPVKEIRFYASPLKDGGVELIVEDTAGGIDEPLLGKIFDPYFTTKGDKQGTGIGLYMCVTIMEKTFRGSISAVNWYNNANLREGAKMLLRFPNKEY, from the coding sequence ATGAGAGAAGATATTTACAAAAGTATTTACAATACTATTGAGCAAGGGCTATACGTTTTTGATAAACGTGGAGAAATTATCTGCGTTAATCCTGCTGCTCAAAAGATTTTGGGTTTTAAAGAAGAGGAGTTGGTGGGAAAGATAGGCCATAATCTTTTTCATGCCCATGCATTAAACGGCTGTGTTTCGCTGGAGAACTGCCCCATCTACAAAGCTTTTTCAAAACAAAAATCTTTTACTGGCGAAGAGGTATTTTGTACGAAAGATGGAACCCTTCTTACGGTAGAAATTTCTTGTGTATGCTTGGAGAATGGGGAGTATCTAGTTCTTTTTCGCGATATTAGCTTGCGTAAAAAGCAAGAAGAAGAGATTCTCTCTTTGGCAAGCATTGTAAAAGAGACCCAAGATATTGTGGTGGTAAAAGACTTAGACTTGCGCGTGATTGCTACCAACAAATCGTTTGCGGCAGTTATTGGCAAAGAGAGCCCAGAAGAATTAGTTGGCAAAACCGATGCACAGATTTTTGAAATGGATGAAAATAAAGATCCCGTAAGAGGATACATGGAGGATGAGCGCAAGGCACAAACCCTTCCCAAGGGGGATTCCATTGATAAGGAAGAGCGGGTGATACGAGCTGATGGAAGCGTTGCTGTTTATAAAACTCGCAAATTTCCCATCTATAATCACGAAGATAAAGTGATTGCTACGGCTAATATCAGTGTTGATATTACCACCCAAAAAGAACAAGAAGAAGTGCTTAAGAGCCTACTCGCCAAAGAGAAGCAAAAAAATTCAGAGAGTGATATTTTTTATACAAAGATTTTTGAAACAGCCAATCTAGGCATTTGTCTTACCGATAAAGAGGGGCGTTTTGCGGTGGTAAATCCTGCCTATTGTAAGATTTATGGGTACAGCGAAGAAGAGCTTATCGGAGAGCATTTTACTAAAGTAGTTCCAGAAGAAAATCGCGACTTAATGAGAGAACTTCACGACACGTTTATTCAGGGCGGACAAGAAGAGATTCCTATAGAGTGGGACGTGGTGGGAAAAGAGGGTAAAAAATTGCATATTCTAGCAACAGCTGGAAAACTTGACAACATTGTTGGGGGTCCTTTTAAGATTACTACCATTACAGACATGACCGAAGCCCATGAAGCGAGATTGTTGCAAAAACACCAAGAAAGTCTGCTGATACAACAAAGCAAACTCGCCTCTATGGGGGAAATGCTTGGGGCCATTGCCCACCAGTGGCGACAACCTCTTAATGTTATTAATTGCACTACGCTGGATTTGCACCTTAAAAAACAGATGGGTGTACTGGAAGATGCTTACTTTAGTGAGGCGATAGCCAAGCTTGGGGAAATGACTCAGTCCATGAGTAAAACCATTGATGATTTTATGAATTTTTTTAAGCCAAGCAAAGAGAAAAAACACTTTTCTTTGCATACCTCAGTAGAGTATGCTATTCATATTTTATCAGCCCAACTAAAAAGCCATGGTATTGGTGTTGTGAATGAGATCGGCGAGGATGTGATGGTGTATGGTGTAAAAGGAGAGCTGGAGCAAGTGATTCTTAACCTGCTTTCTAATGCCCGTGATGCTTTTGAGGAAAAAGAAGTTCCTGTAAAAGAAATTCGGTTTTACGCATCTCCTTTGAAAGATGGGGGTGTTGAGTTGATAGTTGAAGATACGGCCGGGGGCATTGATGAGCCATTGCTTGGTAAGATATTTGATCCTTATTTTACGACTAAGGGTGACAAGCAAGGGACGGGAATTGGTTTATACATGTGCGTAACTATCATGGAAAAAACATTTAGAGGCTCAATTAGCGCTGTGAATTGGTATAATAATGCCAATCTTCGCGAAGGCGCAAAGATGCTGTTACGCTTTCCAAATAAGGAATATTGA